A genomic stretch from Microplitis mediator isolate UGA2020A chromosome 10, iyMicMedi2.1, whole genome shotgun sequence includes:
- the LOC130675359 gene encoding uncharacterized protein LOC130675359 has protein sequence MVAIDILEERITELENRIYGSAVPAVDATLPETSIVDNILHANTLISSALSGRERTNALVKRLPQLNELLDTSYDNDDLNVEAKLEIIIAMESEIKKNLELFNKVQKLMPALEINKIQNVPELTPKLEHLTVNYLNFYEESNEINHSIHKVFSKYNNIIDIISKSLISLDAAITAAEIAAAPKKRIDD, from the coding sequence atggttGCAATCGACATATTAGAAGAAAGAATAACAGAATTAGAAAATCGAATTTACGGATCAGCTGTACCAGCAGTTGACGCAACACTTCCTGAGACTTCAATTGTTGACAATATACTTCATGCAAATACTCTTATTTCATCAGCATTATCTGGTCGTGAAAGAACAAATGCACTTGTTAAAAGACTTCCTCAACTAAATGAATTATTGGATACATCTTATGACAATGACGATTTGAATGTTGAAGCTAaacttgaaattataatagCTATGGAAagtgagattaaaaaaaatctcgaattatttaataaagttcaaaaattgatgCCTGctttagaaataaataaaatacaaaatgtaCCAGAATTGACACCAAAATTAGAACATttaactgttaattatttgaatttttatgaagaaTCTAACGAAATCAATCATTCTATTCATAAAGTATTttctaaatataataatattattgacaTTATTTCTAAATCATTAATTAGTTTAGATGCTGCTATCACTGCTGCTGAAATTGCAGCCGCCCCTAAAAAACGCATTGAcgattaa
- the LOC130675832 gene encoding heparan-sulfate 6-O-sulfotransferase 1 — protein sequence MGKGLIVNNLSDLMVFITEHTHDKTSMMETRIRSNRLRGVIGICILLALTGIVYLGYFCPDHVCALTNRDIKESTRLSEGLIPGTGLGSLSSSSPLEAYKNSLFIHPSFKLQSVQSSLGYDDILNNDTFQFDINAHDVIVFLHIQKTGGTLFGKHLVRDLDLQRPCSCQRRKKRCFCFRPNRDENWLFSRYSTGWKCGLHADWTELTNCVDYELNKIEGDGIKRRYFYITIIRDPVARYLSEFRHVQRGATWRGARHWCGGNVANIPQCYSGPTWQGVTLEQFMACPTNLGNNRQTRMLADLSLIGCYNSSLSNAEKDNLMLESAKRNLHFMPFFMLTEYQKVGQYSFEETFGMRFAVAFEQHNATLSAATMATLTPEQKEQVRKLNELDLQLYEYAKDLVFERFRRLRNRDPYFIHRFQHLGELSSRQSATEFNWDSVIEDTTDND from the exons ATGGGAAAAggattaattgtaaataatttaagtgatCTAATGGTTTTTATAACAGAGCACACACATGATAAAACATCAATGATGGAAACTCGTATCCGTAGCAATCGGTTACGGGGTGTAATTGGAATTTGTATTTTACTTGCTCTTACTGGCATAGTGTATCTTGGTTATTTTTGTCCGGACCATGTGTGTGCATTAACTAATCGTGATATTAAGGAATCAACGAGATTATCTGAAGGATTAATACCTGGTACAGGATTAGGTTCATTATCTTCATCTTCTCCATTGGAAGCttacaaaaattcattatttattcatccatcatttaaattacaaagtgTTCAAAGTAGTCTTGGGTATGatgatattttaaacaatGATACCTTTCAATTTGATATAAATGCTCATGATGTTATTGTCTTTCTCCATATACAAAAAACAg gaGGGACATTGTTTGGAAAACATTTGGTGAGAGATTTAGATCTCCAAAGACCGTGTTCGTGTCAGAGGAGAAAAAAACGTTGCTTTTGTTTTCGACCAAACCGTGATGAGAACTGGTTATTTTCGCGTTATTCAACTGGTTGGAAATGTGGTTTACATGCTGATTGGACGGAACTAACAAATTGTGTTGATtatgagttaaataaaatagagggTGATGGTATAAAACGTAGATACTTTTATATAACTATAATTCGTGATCCTGTTGCGAGATATTTGTCGGAATTCCGACACGTTCAAAGAGGTGCTACATGGCGTGGGGCAAGACATTGGTGTGGTGGAAATGTCGCTAATATACCACAATGCTATTCTGGCCCAACTTGGCAAGGAGTTACGCTGGAACAa tttatgGCTTGTCCAACAAATTTAGGAAATAATCGTCAGACGAGAATGCTCGCAGATTTATCACTCATTGGATGTTATAATTCATCACTGTCAAATGCAGAAAAAGATAATCTTATGTTAGAAAGTGCTAAAcgtaatttacattttatgcCATTTTTCATGTTAACTGAGTATCAAAAA gttGGACAATATTCTTTCGAAGAAACGTTTGGAATGCGATTTGCAGTGGCATTTGAGCAACATAATGCAACATTAAGTGCCGCAACAATGGCAACATTAACACCAGAACAAAAAGAACAGGTACGAAAGCTCAATGAACTTGATCTTCAACTATATGAATATGCCAAAGATCTTGTATTTGAACGGTTCAGACGTTTAAGAAATCGTGATCCATATTTTATCCACCGATTTCAACATCTCGGTGAGTTGTCATCGCGTCAAAGTGCGACTGAATTTAATTGGGATTCAGTTATTGAAGATACAACTGATAAcgattga
- the LOC130675358 gene encoding uncharacterized protein LOC130675358 — protein MPKPRMPKSRIKISDDQSTSDCSKKNKKLCRKSIKIKKSIKRNEKSYTTEALEQAMTAAGGSMSLNQAAREFGIPKSTLSLKMRYFTPITCKKGPSTVLSTDEEVEIVNWIMFCAERGFPINKTHLLDCVQNYLTEKKKANPFKNNRPGKHWYNAFLKRQPELTKRIARNSTLTRAPVSEKNLRGWFNQVQATLLKNNLFSIGPERIFNSNESAFMLAPKDNTVLTKKGTKAVHQVVGASDKACVRTLITASASGEMAPPMVIFDCKTTPRKNVLNSIPKGWAVGHTESGQISSESFYDFIKNVFFKWLKEKNCTFPVLLYVDKHSSHWTLPVIKFCKDNDIELISLYPNATHIIQPLDVALFRPLEAAYAKEVRKYRIANNIVDFKKWMFAPVLKQALKAIDFKTIIKNGFHDAGLYPFNADAVNYNILNKTVKKKSIPESNDENSSTNENADSEKQQKQNLLKVFESDLISSDTLKLFKRIGVNGSWDGDIKLQGLFDSWKKLKQLCGGID, from the coding sequence ATGCCTAAGCCCAGAATGCCTAAGtccagaataaaaatttctgatgATCAATCTACATCTGactgtagtaaaaaaaataaaaagttatgtcggaagagtattaaaataaaaaaatcaattaaaagaaatgaaaaatcgtACACCACAGAAGCTTTGGAGCAAGCCATGACTGCCGCTGGAGGTTCAATGAGTCTAAATCAAGCTGCTCGGGAGTTTGGTATTCCAAAGAGTACTTTATCTCTCAAGATGAGATATTTCACACCTATTACGTGTAAGAAAGGTCCTTCAACAGTATTAAGTACTGATGAAGAAGTTGAAATTGTCAACTGGATAATGTTCTGTGCTGAAAGAGGTTTTCCGATCAACAAAACTCATCTTTTAGACTGCGTGCAAAATTATCTGACAGAAAAGAAAAAGGCGAATCCTTTCAAAAACAATAGACCAGGAAAACATTGGTACAATGCTTTTCTGAAGAGACAACCGGAATTGACAAAAAGGATTGCCCGAAATTCGACATTAACAAGAGCACCtgtttctgaaaaaaatttacgtggCTGGTTTAATCAAGTACAAGcaactttattgaaaaacaaCTTATTTTCTATTGGACCTGAaagaatatttaattcaaatgaaaGTGCCTTTATGTTAGCCCCAAAAGATAATACAGTGTTAACAAAAAAAGGAACAAAGGCTGTTCATCAAGTCGTTGGCGCCAGCGACAAAGCTTGTGTCAGAACTTTAATTACCGCATCAGCATCCGGTGAAATGGCTCCTCCGATGGTGATATTTGACTGTAAAACTACTCCACGGAAAAACGTTTTAAATAGTATACCAAAAGGCTGGGCAGTAGGACATACAGAGAGTGGACAGATATCTTCTGAAAGTTTTtatgatttcataaaaaatgtttttttcaaatggcttaaagaaaaaaattgcacatttCCTGTGCTCCTTTACGTTGATAAGCATTCGTCACATTGGACCTTAccagttataaaattttgcaagGACAATGATATTGAATTAATATCACTTTATCCCAATGCAACACATATTATTCAACCTTTGGATGTTGCGTTATTTCGACCTTTGGAAGCGGCATATGCCAAAGAAGTAAGAAAGTATCGAATTGCCAATAATATagtggattttaaaaaatggatgtTTGCTCCGGTCCTCAAGCAAGCTTTAAAAGCTATTGATTTCAAAACTATTATTAAAAACGGATTTCATGATGCCGGGTTATATCCCTTCAATGCAGATGcagttaattataatattttaaataagactgtcaaaaaaaaaagtattcctGAATCGAATGATGAAAATTCCAGCACAAATGAAAATGCTGATTCTGAgaaacaacaaaaacaaaatttattgaaagtaTTTGAATCTGATTTAATATCTTCGGACACTTTAAAATTGTTCAAGAGAATAGGAGTAAATGGTTCATGGGATGGGGACATCAAACTACAAGGACTTTTTGATTCGtggaaaaaattgaagcaACTGTGTGGTGGTATAGATTAG